A single genomic interval of Vibrio maritimus harbors:
- a CDS encoding glycosyltransferase, whose amino-acid sequence MDIALYSISDKIKGFHRLPFIKQLNGKIENEGGKLAYFKRPRFFLATDSDYRRREEVDGVPSYPLYTLVPVSKVIGYPLLLWLLVTLPIKLQVNVVFRNRSNTSRIDWFYKPDQYLYLKGVSTTYAYTHYDNYDDDKDYYFSHSRNYEQTLRLCVQESLVTFTTGERLLEKLQELGQGTNVCYLPNAVSDEWLGVPHPDDKPEQKPVVIGFVGTIDTSIDEDLIEVICQKYRNASVRLIGRVTNDAIERLSNKYQNLQLLGQVDYLKLPSMISDFTVGLVPYKGSPFNAYRNPLKLYEYCACGIPTVSVACDFDRSGRHLISIANDIESFLDSLEQILSRRDGLRRERTEFAEANTWSLRAHQAIAQIRDHQIKEDNNETHI is encoded by the coding sequence ATGGATATCGCGTTGTACTCTATCTCAGATAAGATCAAAGGGTTTCATCGACTTCCGTTTATCAAGCAGTTAAATGGGAAGATTGAAAACGAAGGCGGTAAACTCGCGTATTTTAAGCGTCCACGTTTCTTCTTGGCGACTGATAGTGACTATCGACGTCGAGAAGAAGTTGATGGGGTCCCGTCATATCCACTGTACACATTAGTACCCGTATCAAAAGTTATAGGATACCCACTGCTCCTTTGGCTGCTTGTCACATTGCCAATTAAGCTACAAGTGAACGTAGTTTTTAGAAATCGATCAAATACGTCGCGTATAGATTGGTTTTATAAGCCTGACCAATACTTATATCTTAAGGGAGTCAGTACCACTTATGCTTACACGCACTACGATAACTACGATGACGACAAAGACTACTACTTCTCTCATTCAAGAAACTATGAGCAAACGTTGCGTTTATGCGTCCAAGAAAGTCTTGTTACGTTCACGACAGGGGAGAGGTTACTCGAAAAGCTTCAAGAGTTGGGGCAAGGGACCAACGTCTGCTATCTACCAAATGCCGTTTCTGATGAATGGTTGGGAGTGCCACATCCTGATGATAAACCTGAGCAAAAACCAGTAGTAATAGGTTTTGTAGGCACAATCGATACGAGTATTGATGAGGATCTCATAGAGGTTATCTGTCAAAAGTACCGCAACGCATCAGTCAGGTTGATTGGCAGAGTAACGAATGATGCAATTGAGAGGCTGTCTAACAAATACCAAAACTTGCAGTTGCTTGGTCAAGTAGACTATCTAAAACTCCCTTCTATGATAAGTGACTTTACTGTAGGCCTGGTACCTTATAAGGGTTCCCCATTCAACGCCTACCGTAATCCTTTGAAGCTGTATGAGTACTGCGCATGTGGAATACCTACCGTGTCAGTGGCCTGCGATTTTGATCGAAGTGGTCGTCATTTAATTAGTATCGCCAATGATATCGAGTCATTCTTGGATAGTCTTGAACAAATATTATCAAGACGCGACGGTCTAAGGCGGGAGCGTACTGAATTTGCCGAGGCCAACACTTGGTCTCTCCGAGCCCATCAAGCGATTGCCCAAATCAGGGATCATCAAATCAAGGAAGACAATAATGAAACGCATATTTAG
- a CDS encoding ATP-binding cassette domain-containing protein translates to MKEQWTSFLAYRRKTLVFFELFSVFANMLVLVLPIYSLQVFNRVLSSKSLETLLYLTVIACCLLLLQQVLEYARQRILGNLKNIYEATFDTNVLSIALSNTNEDPTEVLKKHRQAALYLSSPYKRAKSDLPWSIAFILVMFSLHPVLGSYALCTSILLILMIVMFSGSVRQLEMSYQHYKGVQRSGAARIVSHAVLARSLRISNKLIATWGHKNQHTSQLQLDASSKTAVLQSSIKLLRTLIQVGVYAVGAVLVIKGDVLAGALLASAILISRIVTPIELASQHYKEFQAQRDAFNWLNHILTSHKSVTKFEVELDDIKVRLQDVSFSYHERALLKSISFKLAQGKCLEIKGPTGSGKTLLMDTLSNRVQPTDGKVLFNDIDIRNIDENTLSESVGYLSQNPSFFKGTIAENICGFHDVASNSEKILAISEAVGLVDEVTRLPDNYNTVLESDDMTLSQGQKQKLALARCFYGNPKLVLLDNPTVALDPTTKVKLLNTLISLKESGTTIIFISDDASLQSLADYVVELQEGTVVKGYSINKNSSGSKNVTDLKPAAQYQSITY, encoded by the coding sequence ATGAAGGAACAATGGACATCATTCTTAGCATATCGAAGGAAAACACTCGTTTTCTTTGAGCTATTCTCTGTGTTCGCAAATATGCTGGTTTTAGTGTTACCAATATACAGCTTGCAGGTGTTCAATAGAGTGTTGAGTTCAAAAAGCTTGGAAACGTTGTTGTATCTTACAGTGATTGCATGCTGTCTATTGCTACTTCAGCAGGTGTTGGAATATGCACGTCAACGAATCTTAGGTAACTTAAAGAATATCTACGAGGCGACATTTGATACCAATGTGTTGTCTATTGCTCTGTCAAACACCAACGAAGACCCGACAGAGGTGCTAAAAAAGCATCGCCAGGCTGCACTTTACCTGTCTTCACCTTACAAGCGTGCAAAATCGGATCTTCCATGGTCTATAGCATTTATTTTGGTCATGTTTAGCTTACATCCAGTCCTGGGAAGTTACGCGTTGTGTACTTCCATACTCTTGATTCTCATGATAGTGATGTTTTCAGGTTCAGTTAGGCAATTAGAAATGAGCTATCAACACTATAAGGGTGTCCAGAGATCAGGTGCCGCTAGAATCGTTAGTCACGCAGTACTTGCTAGATCGCTACGAATCTCGAATAAACTGATTGCTACATGGGGTCATAAAAATCAACACACCTCACAATTACAACTTGATGCTTCCTCGAAAACAGCAGTGTTGCAATCGTCTATAAAGCTGTTGAGAACATTAATACAAGTCGGAGTTTATGCTGTTGGCGCAGTACTGGTTATCAAGGGTGATGTCTTAGCGGGAGCCTTACTTGCCTCTGCGATACTCATCAGCCGTATTGTTACGCCTATAGAACTTGCTTCCCAGCACTATAAAGAGTTCCAAGCACAGCGAGACGCATTTAATTGGCTCAATCATATACTAACCAGTCATAAATCGGTGACTAAGTTTGAAGTGGAACTTGATGATATAAAAGTACGCTTGCAAGACGTGTCTTTTAGCTACCATGAGCGTGCACTTCTCAAAAGCATTAGCTTTAAGTTAGCTCAAGGAAAGTGCTTGGAAATCAAAGGGCCCACGGGGTCTGGTAAAACGTTATTAATGGACACTCTGTCCAACCGTGTGCAACCGACGGACGGCAAAGTGTTATTCAACGATATAGATATACGCAATATTGATGAAAATACACTATCGGAAAGCGTTGGTTATCTTAGTCAAAATCCAAGCTTTTTTAAAGGCACCATTGCAGAGAACATATGTGGCTTTCATGATGTCGCATCGAATTCAGAAAAAATATTGGCGATAAGTGAAGCTGTTGGTCTAGTCGATGAGGTTACAAGACTGCCGGATAACTACAACACGGTTTTAGAGAGCGACGACATGACCTTGTCACAAGGACAAAAACAAAAGCTCGCATTAGCACGTTGCTTTTATGGCAACCCCAAACTCGTTCTTTTAGACAACCCGACAGTCGCGTTAGATCCCACAACAAAAGTAAAACTGTTGAATACGCTCATTAGTCTGAAAGAGAGTGGAACGACCATTATTTTTATAAGCGATGACGCCTCACTACAGAGCCTTGCCGATTATGTTGTTGAGCTCCAAGAAGGCACGGTCGTGAAAGGTTACTCAATCAACAAAAACTCCTCAGGCAGTAAAAACGTGACCGATCTAAAGCCTGCAGCGCAATATCAAAGTATTACTTATTGA
- a CDS encoding oligosaccharide flippase family protein: MQLTNNRITKLLWIAIEKGGMTLVSIVTFFVYAKLLTPEQFGYAIFALAVGQGIAMIFANLFEDALIQQSAASKKHYDTAFWGGLIFSLLSCSLVAIWLFSTQSNRVLTELIAFSLLIIVFVGMSSIYVANARIEGDFKLLAKRSVIARLIGAACGITMAFKGFGPLSVVIQAVLIEVISFFYLAVRRPQRIGFDVGITEFKELSAIGWLLCLRRLSWDGTTRGLPLILGTVAGPAAVGLFGFAWRTVEMPRSAISSGLMSYALPAFSRKKDDKEELQELFIGMTRYTALLVVPLFVGLAATAPTLIPLIFGDKWLEAIVPVQVMSLIGLVSLLRVYAPSLFTALARPNVSLTSDIVSTLAALVCTLILADDFGVYAAVFGLITRSVISVPFSVMGINKVLKLNGFTQLSPVVVPCVASIGMAVVVHMLGHVISQSTSWLLLTYQVTGGTIVYFSLVLILMPNVKTHWGLFINR, from the coding sequence GTGCAGTTAACCAATAACCGAATTACTAAGTTACTTTGGATTGCAATTGAAAAAGGTGGGATGACACTAGTGTCTATTGTCACTTTTTTCGTCTACGCAAAATTGTTGACTCCAGAACAATTTGGTTATGCCATCTTCGCATTAGCCGTTGGGCAAGGTATAGCGATGATCTTCGCTAATCTATTCGAAGATGCATTAATTCAACAAAGTGCCGCTTCAAAGAAACATTATGATACTGCCTTTTGGGGTGGACTCATCTTCAGTTTACTCTCCTGTTCGTTAGTGGCCATCTGGCTATTCTCAACCCAAAGCAACAGAGTGTTAACAGAATTAATTGCATTTTCACTTCTTATTATTGTGTTTGTGGGTATGTCATCTATTTACGTCGCCAACGCAAGGATAGAGGGCGACTTCAAACTGCTTGCAAAACGATCCGTCATCGCACGTCTGATTGGAGCAGCTTGTGGTATCACTATGGCTTTCAAAGGTTTTGGCCCTCTTTCCGTCGTAATTCAAGCCGTGTTGATAGAGGTAATCAGCTTCTTTTACTTGGCTGTTCGCAGGCCCCAAAGAATTGGATTTGACGTTGGGATTACTGAGTTCAAGGAGCTTTCGGCTATTGGCTGGTTACTGTGCTTACGTAGATTAAGTTGGGATGGCACTACAAGAGGTTTACCTCTGATATTAGGAACCGTAGCAGGTCCTGCTGCTGTAGGATTATTCGGCTTTGCATGGCGAACTGTCGAAATGCCAAGAAGTGCAATCAGCAGTGGTTTGATGAGTTATGCTTTGCCGGCTTTTTCTCGTAAGAAAGATGACAAGGAAGAGCTTCAAGAGTTGTTTATCGGTATGACACGCTATACCGCATTGCTTGTTGTTCCACTATTTGTGGGGTTAGCTGCCACAGCGCCTACTTTAATACCGTTGATATTTGGCGATAAATGGTTAGAGGCGATTGTACCCGTTCAAGTGATGTCTCTAATCGGACTAGTAAGTCTGTTACGTGTGTATGCACCAAGTCTGTTTACTGCACTCGCGCGTCCTAATGTATCGCTCACATCCGACATAGTGAGTACGTTAGCTGCCTTAGTTTGTACATTGATTCTCGCAGACGATTTTGGAGTATATGCTGCAGTATTTGGACTAATCACCAGAAGTGTCATTTCTGTACCTTTCAGCGTAATGGGTATTAATAAGGTCCTGAAACTTAATGGCTTTACTCAGCTATCGCCTGTTGTGGTGCCTTGTGTAGCAAGTATCGGCATGGCTGTTGTTGTACACATGCTAGGGCATGTGATAAGCCAATCTACTTCTTGGCTTCTTCTTACTTATCAAGTTACAGGTGGCACCATTGTTTACTTTTCTTTGGTGCTCATACTCATGCCAAACGTTAAGACTCATTGGGGTCTATTCATTAATCGATAG
- a CDS encoding HlyD family type I secretion periplasmic adaptor subunit: protein MNHLDSDLTQSNNKLVLTTLLILVIGIVLFVGWSLKAKLSSAAIAPGLIVVENKRKTIEHLEGGIAHSVLVSDGEHVVIGQPLLKIADIATQSALRRGTLHWLSKRVEYMRLLAERDNKEEFESSLEHEQFAGLRLEYITMVENQQSLFASRKQMRALELSIMSSRKAELEGRSSSFRSKLSQNSLAKVYLLEEIKMHERLLEDGYTSRIKLLELKRSQVLLDSDIIGIRAELASIEQSIVEVTRQLNAIEQKHNSEIEQLIAQVKNDLIAAEAELKIARDSYERSLITSPSDGIIQNITVHSSGQVIKAGEVLMEVVPNNDRLIVEAIVSPQDIDMVQSGQNASVRLSGLNHMTVPPVSGEVIYVDADVSESPDGASTGFKVKVSINQNSIEGLYQVDLTPGMPAEVFVLLEQKRPIDYLLEPLSNSFYKAFREQ, encoded by the coding sequence ATGAATCATTTGGACTCAGATTTAACACAAAGCAATAACAAACTTGTTTTGACCACGCTTTTAATCCTCGTTATCGGAATTGTTCTGTTCGTTGGTTGGTCACTCAAAGCTAAGCTAAGTTCCGCAGCGATTGCACCGGGGCTTATTGTTGTGGAAAACAAACGCAAAACGATTGAGCATCTAGAAGGGGGAATCGCGCACTCTGTGCTCGTATCTGATGGCGAACACGTAGTCATTGGCCAGCCTCTGCTTAAAATTGCTGACATTGCTACACAAAGTGCGCTTAGAAGGGGGACTCTTCACTGGTTGAGTAAGCGTGTTGAATATATGAGATTGCTCGCCGAGCGAGATAACAAAGAAGAGTTCGAATCGTCACTCGAGCATGAGCAGTTTGCGGGATTACGTCTTGAATACATAACCATGGTTGAAAACCAGCAGTCGCTTTTTGCTAGTCGTAAACAGATGCGTGCCCTTGAACTATCGATTATGTCTTCAAGAAAGGCAGAGCTAGAAGGCAGAAGTTCCTCATTTCGTAGCAAGCTTAGCCAAAATTCTCTAGCTAAAGTCTACTTGCTAGAAGAGATAAAGATGCACGAGCGGCTACTTGAAGATGGCTACACTTCGCGGATAAAACTGCTTGAATTGAAGCGCTCACAAGTCCTTCTAGATTCAGACATTATTGGGATACGAGCAGAACTCGCCTCTATTGAACAAAGTATCGTTGAGGTTACTCGTCAGCTAAACGCTATTGAACAAAAACATAATTCAGAAATAGAGCAGTTAATCGCCCAGGTGAAGAACGATCTTATCGCTGCGGAGGCCGAGCTGAAGATAGCGAGAGACAGCTATGAACGCTCGCTCATCACTAGTCCTTCCGATGGAATCATACAAAACATTACCGTTCACTCGTCAGGACAGGTTATTAAAGCTGGTGAAGTACTCATGGAAGTCGTGCCGAACAATGATCGCTTGATCGTTGAAGCGATCGTCTCGCCACAAGACATCGATATGGTTCAAAGCGGCCAGAACGCATCGGTGCGATTATCCGGTTTGAATCATATGACAGTACCACCTGTTAGCGGGGAAGTTATTTACGTCGATGCAGATGTGTCGGAAAGTCCAGATGGGGCCTCGACGGGTTTTAAAGTCAAAGTTAGCATCAACCAAAACAGCATTGAGGGTCTATATCAAGTTGATCTTACACCAGGAATGCCTGCAGAGGTGTTCGTTCTGTTAGAGCAAAAGAGACCAATTGATTACTTGTTAGAGCCTTTATCAAATAGCTTTTATAAAGCTTTTAGAGAGCAATAA
- a CDS encoding glycosyltransferase, protein MKQESISNIVVFSNHLLAYSETFILAQGESLRRYKANYMGSDFVPNGLPTPKDRSFVLNRGRFGSLVDKALKLGIALPRATKQIKEIQPKLCHAHFGPNGMTAAPLSKKLNIPLVVTFHGFDLIESPTVIEHGRLHVNYYRNRHRLNEKVTKFIAVSERVKQRMLDAGFPKEKIIRHYIGIDTKKFTPDQSVARENLVVCVGRMSKYKGQEYLIRAMAEVQKLQNDYRLVLIGDGDERASLERIASQLSVNITFTGRQTPEQVVEWMRKAKVYVQPSVRLKNGQEEALALTIVEAQAVGTPAVVFSSGGMREAINPGRSGFVVDSESTTQLVNAISNLVSDQCLWESFSDEARRYVLEVHDLEKQTEKLESIYEQAIRDYRA, encoded by the coding sequence ATGAAACAAGAAAGTATCAGTAATATTGTTGTTTTCTCAAATCATCTTCTTGCTTACTCAGAGACATTTATCTTGGCTCAAGGGGAGTCTTTAAGACGGTATAAAGCAAACTACATGGGGAGTGACTTTGTCCCTAATGGGTTGCCGACGCCAAAAGATCGTTCGTTTGTGCTCAATCGAGGTCGGTTTGGCTCTTTAGTCGATAAGGCGCTAAAACTGGGAATAGCCCTACCGCGTGCTACGAAACAAATTAAAGAGATACAGCCAAAGCTTTGCCACGCTCATTTCGGACCCAATGGTATGACTGCAGCGCCATTGTCCAAGAAGTTGAATATACCACTTGTTGTTACCTTTCATGGATTCGACTTAATTGAGTCACCTACAGTCATTGAGCATGGCCGACTACATGTCAACTATTATCGTAACCGACATCGTCTAAATGAAAAAGTGACCAAATTTATAGCCGTTTCCGAACGCGTTAAACAGAGAATGCTGGATGCGGGCTTTCCAAAAGAAAAAATTATTCGTCACTACATAGGAATCGACACAAAAAAGTTTACTCCTGACCAAAGCGTAGCGCGTGAAAACTTAGTGGTCTGCGTTGGGAGAATGTCTAAGTACAAAGGGCAAGAATATTTGATTCGTGCGATGGCGGAGGTGCAGAAGCTACAGAATGACTATCGTCTAGTACTGATCGGGGATGGTGATGAACGTGCTTCATTAGAAAGAATCGCGTCACAACTCTCCGTCAATATAACGTTTACCGGTCGGCAAACACCCGAACAGGTTGTTGAATGGATGAGAAAAGCTAAGGTGTATGTTCAGCCTAGTGTCCGTCTGAAAAATGGACAAGAAGAAGCATTGGCTCTAACGATTGTAGAGGCACAAGCGGTTGGCACCCCCGCGGTTGTGTTTAGCTCTGGGGGTATGCGTGAAGCAATTAATCCAGGAAGGTCTGGTTTCGTCGTTGATAGTGAGTCTACGACGCAGCTAGTAAATGCCATTTCGAATCTTGTATCTGATCAATGCCTGTGGGAAAGCTTCAGTGATGAAGCTAGGCGTTACGTGCTGGAAGTTCACGATCTAGAAAAACAAACGGAAAAGCTTGAGTCCATATATGAGCAAGCGATTAGAGACTACCGCGCGTAG
- a CDS encoding heparin lyase I family protein codes for MQIKTHLLIGLTSLVSINVVANEKKTIEPQQFLTFPSDKTASLVFECAESLWGHGEDTGVTTFTLTPEKNRKRCEFAIQGLLQRDVRFRLSFEFKVNEVYDDPVNWHSYFQFHSFPDEGERWRCPVSALESRGGTLRMFNRWDEQHISSTINGTCANDGNSIQARTLFSERTFNVGSWNEFTVEGVMSTNDEGHIRVSLNDELLSEVVGPNTFNDDRDPYFKLGIYKPTRWAENDHIALSVRNVEFE; via the coding sequence ATGCAAATTAAAACTCACTTATTGATCGGACTAACGAGCCTCGTAAGTATCAACGTGGTCGCTAATGAAAAGAAAACGATCGAACCACAACAATTTTTGACGTTTCCGTCTGATAAAACCGCTAGTTTGGTGTTTGAGTGTGCAGAGTCGCTGTGGGGACACGGCGAGGACACGGGCGTTACAACGTTTACTCTTACGCCTGAGAAAAATAGAAAACGGTGTGAGTTTGCAATCCAAGGGCTACTTCAAAGAGACGTCAGGTTCCGGTTAAGTTTCGAGTTTAAAGTGAATGAAGTGTATGACGATCCAGTTAACTGGCATAGTTATTTTCAATTCCATTCATTCCCAGATGAAGGCGAGCGATGGCGTTGTCCCGTTAGCGCATTGGAATCGAGAGGCGGCACGTTAAGAATGTTTAATCGATGGGATGAACAACATATATCGAGCACCATCAATGGTACTTGTGCCAACGATGGCAACTCAATACAAGCTAGGACACTTTTCTCCGAACGAACTTTTAATGTCGGTAGTTGGAACGAGTTTACGGTTGAAGGGGTTATGAGCACTAATGATGAAGGACATATCAGAGTTTCGCTCAATGATGAATTGCTATCCGAAGTCGTGGGCCCCAATACATTTAATGATGATAGAGATCCTTACTTTAAACTCGGTATCTACAAGCCGACACGATGGGCAGAGAATGATCATATTGCACTATCGGTCAGAAATGTGGAGTTTGAGTAA
- a CDS encoding O-antigen ligase family protein — MLINRDKFDSFCLSCMLALSFFRSTSMWIGYPSAQHQLAQITYMPQKLMQILVMLLLIAYLVFSGYRLLLDIRLKKVEWLVIVSILFSVVLSDYKVLSMRYFVSFMVITLPPILYYHRYGPEALLVFITKIISLTVLVNFFYVLVSPGYAIMSGVHEGAWRGMFVHKNVAGAYFALVSVIFISKWFYLEKLRTRNDLILFVLCCVMVFGSKSMTAILTFFIVHLSFWLSYLILKHSLVSQRLFIVTTYLLVLVVGGFVVSTYFDELMTLLGRDPSLTGRTGLWEVLLPLVIEKPVFGYGIGVFSRPEIMYEYSLAFGWMAKSTHSSFLDILLGVGFIGATSVLSWLFYCLFSTLLKQVITARYAFQLSGAVSVIIGCLIIATSSSGVLISANIFWILIICMVYFCYSQEVIEG; from the coding sequence ATGTTGATCAATAGAGATAAATTTGACTCATTTTGCTTAAGCTGCATGTTAGCGCTGTCATTCTTTCGCTCAACAAGTATGTGGATTGGCTATCCGTCAGCTCAACACCAACTTGCTCAAATCACCTACATGCCTCAAAAACTAATGCAAATACTCGTAATGTTATTGCTCATTGCTTACTTAGTTTTTTCGGGTTATCGGCTTTTATTGGATATTCGACTAAAGAAAGTCGAGTGGTTGGTGATAGTTTCTATACTCTTTTCAGTTGTATTGTCAGATTACAAAGTTCTATCAATGCGCTATTTTGTTTCATTTATGGTGATTACGTTACCACCCATACTTTATTATCATCGTTATGGACCTGAAGCATTACTTGTCTTTATAACAAAAATAATATCGCTAACTGTGCTTGTAAACTTTTTTTATGTATTAGTTTCCCCCGGTTATGCCATAATGTCTGGTGTACATGAGGGCGCTTGGCGAGGTATGTTCGTACATAAAAATGTAGCGGGAGCTTATTTTGCATTAGTTAGTGTTATTTTTATTTCAAAGTGGTTCTACCTAGAAAAGCTCAGGACTAGAAACGATTTAATACTATTTGTATTATGCTGCGTAATGGTGTTTGGATCTAAATCAATGACAGCGATACTAACATTTTTTATCGTACATCTTTCTTTCTGGCTATCTTACCTAATACTTAAGCATTCACTCGTCTCTCAAAGGCTTTTCATCGTCACAACATATCTCCTAGTACTAGTAGTCGGGGGATTTGTGGTAAGCACGTATTTCGATGAACTTATGACCTTGCTAGGTCGAGACCCATCGCTTACGGGAAGAACCGGGCTCTGGGAGGTCTTATTGCCTCTCGTTATTGAGAAACCTGTCTTTGGCTATGGCATCGGAGTATTCTCTCGCCCAGAGATTATGTACGAGTATTCCTTGGCCTTTGGGTGGATGGCGAAATCAACACACAGTTCCTTTTTAGATATATTATTAGGCGTGGGTTTTATAGGTGCTACATCAGTATTATCTTGGTTATTTTACTGCTTGTTTTCCACTTTGCTGAAACAAGTGATTACTGCTAGGTATGCTTTTCAATTATCCGGAGCTGTGAGTGTCATAATTGGCTGTCTCATAATTGCGACATCCTCAAGTGGGGTGTTAATTAGTGCAAATATATTTTGGATCCTTATTATTTGTATGGTTTACTTCTGTTATTCGCAGGAAGTTATTGAGGGATAG
- a CDS encoding glycosyltransferase family 2 protein produces the protein MKLSVIIPSYESQDNLEATLKAIEPQVNENIEIIVVDCSATSEVDQICNRFGFVQFIKETKRFNPGKGRNIGAKYAQGDYLVFLDSDVILDPRALELIGSHASNGFKVFGGALELNTEADSSLSSYIEHYYFNHESQATRSPTIRSNLSSALMVIAKSTFENAGGFSDLPRMQDTELTERLVSDGLTLYFFPDIVGYQIQDSPLKKVLKKIFITGNNLFFLRYQRKAVGLGKLAIAALLPFLMLAKITRINYRNIKFAASPMMIFVLCPMMYLCGVAWMAGFYKGIFVSNGIDAGR, from the coding sequence ATGAAACTATCAGTCATTATTCCATCTTATGAGTCCCAAGATAATTTAGAGGCAACCCTCAAAGCGATCGAGCCTCAGGTTAATGAAAATATAGAAATAATCGTAGTAGACTGCTCCGCTACCAGCGAAGTAGATCAAATCTGCAATCGTTTTGGCTTTGTCCAGTTTATAAAAGAAACGAAACGATTTAATCCTGGCAAAGGGCGAAATATCGGTGCCAAGTATGCACAAGGTGACTACTTAGTTTTCTTAGACTCAGACGTCATCCTCGATCCAAGAGCTTTAGAGTTGATAGGATCTCATGCGTCTAATGGTTTTAAGGTTTTCGGTGGCGCATTAGAGCTCAATACCGAAGCAGATTCGTCGCTTTCCTCATATATCGAGCACTATTACTTTAACCATGAATCGCAAGCCACTCGTTCTCCAACGATTCGCTCGAACCTAAGTTCAGCTCTTATGGTGATTGCGAAATCGACTTTTGAAAATGCGGGAGGTTTTAGCGATTTACCTCGTATGCAAGATACGGAGTTGACTGAGCGATTAGTGTCAGATGGTCTAACGCTCTACTTCTTCCCTGATATCGTCGGGTATCAAATTCAGGACTCACCGTTAAAGAAAGTTCTGAAGAAGATTTTTATCACCGGAAACAATCTATTTTTCCTGCGCTATCAGCGCAAAGCAGTCGGGCTGGGAAAACTGGCGATCGCAGCACTTTTGCCATTTTTGATGTTAGCAAAAATAACCAGAATCAATTACAGAAACATAAAGTTCGCTGCTAGCCCTATGATGATCTTTGTGCTGTGCCCAATGATGTATCTATGCGGAGTTGCATGGATGGCAGGCTTCTATAAAGGAATATTTGTCAGTAATGGGATTGATGCGGGGCGTTAG
- a CDS encoding WecB/TagA/CpsF family glycosyltransferase, with protein MKRIFSGLLDKVTTYPTSDAVIAVIEEKMRCGENVNIAFVNAHAFNLACRDANFYSAIRQSDLLLRDGIGVEILFRMLGSEPGENLNGTDLIPQLLERSFKNKRVAIFGSAQEELDKAEVLLRDSGLNVVATVDGFQSEDTYLESLRENVPDVVILAMGMPKQEILSIALQAEMTSLVTVNGGAVIDFLAGKVERAPRWVRACHMEWCFRLFMEPKRLFSRYVVGNVVFLSRAVWIKLITGKRYAN; from the coding sequence ATGAAACGCATATTTAGTGGTCTTTTAGACAAAGTGACCACGTATCCAACGTCGGATGCCGTGATAGCCGTCATCGAGGAAAAGATGAGGTGCGGCGAGAACGTTAATATTGCTTTTGTGAATGCACACGCGTTCAATTTGGCATGCAGAGACGCAAACTTCTATTCCGCAATAAGACAAAGTGATCTTTTATTGAGAGATGGTATCGGAGTAGAGATATTGTTCCGTATGTTGGGTTCAGAGCCAGGGGAAAACCTAAACGGCACAGATCTCATCCCCCAACTACTTGAACGATCCTTCAAAAATAAACGGGTAGCTATTTTTGGTTCGGCCCAAGAAGAACTGGATAAGGCAGAAGTTTTGCTCAGAGATTCTGGGTTGAATGTAGTCGCTACTGTCGATGGGTTTCAAAGTGAAGACACTTATCTAGAATCATTGAGAGAGAATGTTCCCGACGTTGTCATACTGGCGATGGGGATGCCAAAACAGGAAATACTCTCCATTGCTCTTCAAGCTGAAATGACGTCTCTTGTTACCGTAAACGGAGGTGCAGTTATTGATTTTCTGGCTGGAAAAGTAGAGCGAGCTCCTCGATGGGTTAGAGCGTGTCATATGGAGTGGTGTTTTCGTTTGTTTATGGAGCCCAAACGATTATTCAGTCGCTACGTTGTTGGTAATGTTGTTTTCCTATCGCGAGCAGTTTGGATCAAGTTAATAACGGGTAAACGCTATGCAAATTAA